One Bradyrhizobium sp. ISRA464 genomic window carries:
- a CDS encoding ABC transporter ATP-binding protein, which yields MQAGQPAERKAEGARDRARPLMSVRGLGIRFKTSQGIWQATRRIDFDIAPGERVGIVGESGCGKTITGLSILRLLPGNFAGLDGRIIFDGIDLASCSARQMRDIRGKRIAMIFQEPMSALDPVFTVGHQIAETLRVYTNIGYEEARAKTLEMLRRVGIASPERRIDDYPHQLSGGMRQRVMIAAALICGPQLLIADEPTTALDVTVQAQILALLRDISETSRTALMLITHDLGVVAETCTRMITMYAGEVIEDASVDEALVRSLHPYTSGLLRSLPHLSPRHGRLPSIPGRVPSIAEMPNGCRFRARCAHATKGCEAEQRLQDAGGGRKVRCWRFAELNLPGALHPPETSVAARVATQ from the coding sequence ATGCAGGCAGGCCAGCCGGCAGAGCGCAAGGCGGAGGGTGCGCGCGATCGTGCGCGGCCGCTGATGTCCGTGCGCGGGCTTGGCATCCGTTTCAAGACGTCGCAGGGCATCTGGCAGGCGACGCGCCGGATCGACTTCGACATTGCGCCGGGCGAGCGGGTCGGCATCGTCGGCGAGAGCGGTTGCGGCAAGACCATCACCGGGCTGTCGATCCTGCGGCTGCTGCCGGGCAATTTCGCCGGCCTCGACGGCAGGATCATCTTCGACGGCATCGATCTCGCCAGCTGCAGCGCGCGGCAGATGCGCGACATCAGAGGCAAGCGCATCGCGATGATCTTCCAGGAGCCGATGAGCGCGCTCGACCCGGTCTTCACCGTCGGTCATCAGATCGCGGAGACGCTGCGCGTCTACACCAATATCGGATACGAGGAGGCGCGCGCCAAAACGCTGGAGATGCTCCGCCGGGTCGGCATCGCCTCGCCCGAACGGCGCATCGACGATTATCCGCACCAGCTCTCAGGCGGCATGCGCCAGCGCGTGATGATCGCGGCTGCGCTGATCTGCGGGCCGCAGCTTCTGATCGCGGACGAGCCGACCACCGCGCTCGATGTCACCGTGCAGGCGCAGATCCTCGCACTCTTGCGCGACATCAGCGAGACCTCACGCACCGCGCTGATGCTGATCACCCACGATCTCGGCGTCGTCGCCGAGACCTGCACGCGGATGATCACGATGTATGCCGGCGAGGTGATCGAGGACGCGTCCGTCGACGAGGCGCTGGTGCGGTCGCTGCATCCCTACACGTCGGGCTTGTTGCGTTCGCTGCCGCATTTGAGTCCGCGCCACGGCCGGCTGCCGTCGATCCCGGGCCGCGTGCCGTCGATTGCGGAGATGCCGAACGGCTGCCGCTTCCGCGCCCGCTGCGCGCATGCGACCAAGGGCTGCGAGGCCGAGCAGAGGCTGCAGGATGCCGGCGGCGGCCGCAAGGTACGCTGCTGGCGCTTCGCCGAGCTCAATCTGCCCGGCGCGCTGCATCCGCCCGAGACATCAGTCGCAGCCAGGGTCGCGACGCAATGA
- a CDS encoding ABC transporter ATP-binding protein: MTAASAEPSRDAIVSVRDLQVRFQTTDRRATVKAVNGVNFDVRRGETFGIIGESGSGKTTIGRALVFLLKPSAGAILHGGIDPLALSRKQFQSHRRDYQIIFQDPNAALNPRMTILASVLEPLELARVGTRAARERQAREALERVGLPAEIGERYPHQLSGGQKQRVVIARALTLKPKLIVCDEVVAALDMSIRGDVLNLFADLQRDLGLTYVFITHDLAVVSHISERVAVMYLGQFVELGPTEQVSERPLHPYTQALLSAEPRPLPSSLRQETRIVLQGEVPSPIDPPTGCRFRTRCPHAQPLCAERAPEWRELKPDHWVACHLADRPNFSPN; this comes from the coding sequence ATGACCGCAGCCTCGGCCGAGCCCAGCCGCGACGCCATCGTCTCGGTGCGCGACCTCCAGGTGCGCTTCCAGACCACCGACCGCCGCGCCACCGTGAAGGCGGTCAACGGCGTCAATTTCGACGTCCGCCGCGGCGAGACCTTCGGCATCATCGGCGAGTCCGGATCAGGAAAGACCACGATCGGCCGCGCGCTGGTGTTCCTTTTAAAGCCCAGCGCCGGCGCCATCCTGCATGGCGGCATCGATCCGCTCGCTTTGTCGCGCAAGCAATTCCAGAGCCACCGCCGCGACTACCAGATCATCTTCCAGGATCCCAATGCCGCGTTGAACCCGCGGATGACAATCCTGGCCTCGGTGCTGGAGCCGCTGGAGCTTGCCCGCGTCGGCACCCGCGCGGCGCGCGAGCGGCAGGCGCGGGAGGCGCTGGAGCGTGTCGGTCTGCCGGCCGAGATCGGCGAGCGCTATCCGCACCAGCTCTCCGGCGGCCAGAAGCAGCGCGTGGTGATCGCCCGCGCGCTGACGCTCAAGCCGAAACTGATCGTCTGCGACGAGGTGGTGGCGGCACTCGACATGTCGATCCGCGGCGACGTGCTCAATCTGTTCGCCGACCTGCAGCGCGACCTCGGCCTGACCTACGTCTTCATCACCCACGATCTCGCCGTGGTCTCGCATATCAGCGAACGTGTCGCGGTGATGTATCTCGGCCAGTTCGTCGAGCTTGGCCCGACCGAGCAGGTGTCCGAGCGGCCGCTGCATCCGTATACGCAGGCGCTGCTCTCGGCCGAGCCGCGGCCGTTGCCGTCGTCGCTGCGGCAGGAGACGCGGATCGTGCTGCAGGGCGAGGTCCCGAGCCCGATCGATCCGCCGACCGGCTGCCGCTTCCGCACCCGCTGCCCGCACGCCCAGCCGCTCTGCGCTGAACGGGCGCCGGAGTGGCGCGAGCTGAAGCCCGATCATTGGGTGGCGTGCCATCTCGCCGACCGCCCGAATTTTTCGCCGAACTAG
- a CDS encoding ABC transporter substrate-binding protein produces MTMTTRREAIALISSALASASFGGPAFAQGAAKKGGTLRISAPANPSSLDPATGGAGSDHAFLFTMYDTLVEWEFETLKPSPGLAESWKFTDPTTLVLNIRSGVTFHDGTPLDAEAVKFNLDRNKSDPKSNIKADLLSVASVEVTGPQQVTLKLNAPDTALPGILSDRAGMMVSPTALKAAEGGVVTRKPVGAGAYAFVSWADGEKIVVKRNEKYWKPNRPYPDGIEFSIIPELTTGARSVTVGQNDLIYQLPPRQKAIIERASSVKVVHGPTLYVFQIFLNWAKPPFDNVKVRQALNFAIDRQSFVKAALAGLAEPAYMNLPKSHWAYDAEVAKLYPYDPAKARKLLAEAGFKEGTQIEIGGYSDQDSVQREEILIEQLRKAGMNVRFVNAPIAEASAAFFGPEKKGSGLLAAWTGRPDPSLTYSLMFTKDAYYNGGRAPVPPELDAAIKESRASEAIDVRRKAFATVQRLVMEHAFVVPLAFQFELVAMNKKVQGYKPNLLGKPKYDDVWLES; encoded by the coding sequence ATGACAATGACAACACGACGCGAGGCCATTGCGCTGATCTCTAGCGCGCTCGCGAGCGCAAGTTTCGGCGGTCCTGCCTTCGCGCAAGGCGCGGCGAAGAAGGGCGGCACCTTGCGCATCTCCGCGCCGGCGAATCCGTCGAGCCTCGATCCCGCCACCGGCGGCGCCGGCTCCGATCACGCCTTCCTGTTCACGATGTACGATACGCTGGTTGAATGGGAGTTCGAGACGCTGAAGCCGAGCCCGGGATTGGCCGAGAGCTGGAAGTTCACCGATCCGACCACGCTCGTGCTCAATATCCGTTCCGGCGTCACCTTCCATGATGGCACGCCGCTCGATGCGGAGGCTGTGAAGTTCAATCTCGACCGCAACAAGAGCGATCCGAAGTCCAACATCAAGGCCGACCTGCTGTCGGTGGCCTCGGTCGAGGTGACCGGACCGCAGCAGGTGACGCTGAAGCTGAACGCACCGGATACTGCGCTGCCCGGCATCCTGTCCGATCGCGCCGGCATGATGGTATCGCCGACGGCGCTGAAGGCGGCCGAAGGCGGGGTCGTCACGCGCAAGCCGGTCGGCGCCGGGGCCTATGCGTTCGTGAGCTGGGCCGACGGCGAGAAGATCGTGGTCAAGCGCAACGAGAAATACTGGAAGCCGAACCGGCCCTATCCTGACGGGATCGAGTTCTCGATCATCCCTGAGCTCACCACCGGCGCGCGCTCGGTCACGGTGGGCCAGAACGATTTGATCTACCAATTGCCGCCGCGGCAGAAGGCGATCATCGAGCGCGCCTCGAGCGTCAAGGTCGTGCACGGCCCGACGCTCTACGTGTTCCAGATCTTCCTGAACTGGGCCAAGCCGCCGTTCGACAACGTCAAGGTCCGTCAGGCGCTCAATTTCGCCATCGATCGCCAATCCTTCGTCAAGGCCGCGCTCGCCGGTCTCGCCGAGCCGGCCTACATGAACCTGCCGAAGTCGCATTGGGCCTATGACGCCGAGGTCGCGAAGCTCTATCCCTACGATCCTGCCAAGGCGCGCAAGCTGCTCGCGGAGGCCGGATTCAAGGAGGGCACCCAGATCGAGATCGGCGGCTATTCCGACCAGGATTCGGTCCAGCGCGAGGAAATCCTGATCGAGCAGCTCCGCAAGGCCGGCATGAACGTGCGCTTCGTCAACGCGCCGATCGCGGAAGCCTCGGCTGCGTTCTTCGGCCCGGAGAAGAAGGGCTCCGGCCTGCTCGCGGCGTGGACCGGGCGGCCCGATCCGAGCCTGACCTATTCGCTGATGTTCACCAAGGATGCTTACTACAATGGCGGCCGCGCGCCGGTGCCACCGGAACTCGATGCCGCGATCAAGGAGTCGCGGGCGTCGGAGGCCATCGATGTCAGGCGCAAGGCTTTCGCTACCGTGCAGCGCCTGGTGATGGAGCACGCCTTCGTGGTGCCGCTGGCGTTTCAGTTCGAGCTTGTCGCCATGAACAAGAAGGTGCAGGGCTACAAGCCCAACCTTCTGGGCAAGCCGAAATACGACGACGTCTGGCTGGAGAGCTGA
- a CDS encoding ABC transporter permease translates to MARRSPVKVIGSRLVQALPVILLATFMVFALLKLVPGDVAVTLAGDNATDARIAEIRGIYGLDRPFLVQYGAWLGKVAQGDLSQSLLTGEKVATSIGRAFPNTLLIVVIAMVLALLTGIPMGVIAAIKPNGWIDKLVSLIASLGVAIPGFWLAMILVAEFSLKLNWLPATGAKSFSASPIEAIRYALLPGIAIAAYGMAEVARQLRGALLEVLSSQYVRTLHAKGLSMSRILWQHGLKNVSVNLLTIISLLVNRMLAATVVIEAVFAIPGLGSLIVRGAIQRDFPIVQGVVFTMVVVVIAVNLITDLLCAAIDPRIEQ, encoded by the coding sequence ATGGCGCGACGGTCACCGGTCAAGGTCATCGGCAGCCGCCTGGTGCAGGCGCTGCCCGTGATCCTGCTCGCGACCTTCATGGTATTTGCGCTGTTGAAGCTGGTGCCCGGCGACGTCGCCGTGACCTTGGCGGGCGACAATGCGACCGACGCGCGCATTGCCGAGATCAGGGGCATCTACGGCCTCGACCGTCCGTTCCTGGTGCAATATGGCGCCTGGCTCGGCAAGGTCGCGCAGGGCGACCTCTCGCAATCATTGCTGACCGGCGAGAAGGTCGCGACCTCGATCGGGCGCGCTTTTCCGAACACGCTGCTGATCGTCGTGATCGCCATGGTGCTGGCGCTCCTCACCGGCATCCCGATGGGTGTGATCGCGGCTATCAAGCCGAACGGCTGGATCGACAAGCTGGTCAGCCTGATCGCCTCACTCGGCGTCGCGATTCCCGGATTCTGGCTCGCCATGATCCTGGTGGCGGAGTTCTCGCTGAAGCTGAACTGGCTGCCGGCGACCGGCGCAAAATCCTTCAGCGCCTCGCCGATCGAGGCGATCAGGTACGCGTTGCTGCCGGGGATCGCGATCGCGGCCTATGGCATGGCCGAAGTCGCGCGCCAGCTGCGCGGCGCGCTGCTGGAGGTGCTGTCGTCGCAATATGTCCGCACGCTGCACGCCAAGGGCCTGTCGATGTCCCGCATCCTCTGGCAGCACGGCTTGAAGAATGTCAGCGTCAACCTGCTCACGATCATCAGCCTCTTGGTCAACCGCATGCTGGCGGCAACTGTCGTGATCGAGGCCGTGTTCGCGATTCCCGGGCTCGGCAGCCTGATCGTCCGCGGCGCGATCCAGCGCGATTTCCCGATCGTGCAGGGCGTCGTCTTCACCATGGTGGTCGTCGTGATCGCGGTGAACCTGATCACCGATCTGCTCTGCGCCGCCATCGATCCGAGGATCGAGCAATGA
- a CDS encoding ABC transporter permease: MTDLALAEFKPPAKPTRLRRVLRWLAGDVRAALSILVLLVLVIVAIGAPWLAPYAPTAQDVNNMLAPPGPAHWLGTDDLGRDVLSRLIYGAPATVYASLLAVGVAVAIGLPVGLVAGYFGSWIDDIVSRIIDTFLSFPAIVLAIAVTGALGIGLTNGMIAVGITMFPALARIVRARTLIVRQELYVDAARGFGAPTWHVLWRHVLPNTLQPVIVQVTLLLAAALLAEASLSFLGLGIQPPDPSWGAMLARAYQYMEIAPEQMYAPGLAILVVSLAFNALGESLRVVLDPTMKDR; this comes from the coding sequence ATGACCGACCTCGCGCTCGCCGAGTTCAAGCCGCCCGCAAAGCCGACCCGGCTGCGCCGCGTCCTGCGCTGGCTCGCCGGCGATGTCCGCGCCGCGCTGTCGATCCTGGTGCTGCTGGTGCTCGTTATCGTCGCGATCGGCGCGCCGTGGCTCGCGCCCTATGCGCCAACCGCGCAGGACGTCAACAACATGCTGGCGCCGCCGGGCCCGGCGCATTGGCTCGGCACCGACGATCTCGGCCGCGATGTTCTCAGCCGCCTGATCTACGGCGCGCCGGCCACCGTCTACGCCAGCCTGCTCGCGGTCGGCGTCGCGGTTGCGATCGGGCTGCCGGTCGGCCTCGTCGCCGGCTATTTCGGCAGCTGGATCGACGACATCGTCAGCCGCATCATCGATACCTTCCTGTCGTTCCCGGCGATCGTGCTCGCGATCGCGGTCACAGGCGCGCTCGGCATCGGCCTCACCAACGGCATGATCGCGGTCGGCATCACCATGTTCCCGGCGCTGGCCCGCATCGTCCGCGCCCGCACGCTGATCGTGCGGCAGGAGCTCTATGTCGACGCCGCGAGAGGCTTCGGCGCGCCGACCTGGCATGTGCTCTGGCGCCATGTGCTGCCGAACACGCTGCAGCCGGTGATCGTGCAGGTGACGCTCTTGCTCGCCGCCGCGCTGCTGGCGGAGGCGAGCCTCTCCTTCCTCGGCCTCGGCATCCAGCCGCCGGACCCGAGCTGGGGCGCCATGCTGGCACGCGCCTATCAGTATATGGAAATTGCGCCGGAGCAGATGTACGCGCCGGGCCTTGCCATTCTCGTCGTCTCCCTGGCCTTCAATGCGCTCGGGGAGTCCTTGCGTGTCGTGCTCGATCCGACCATGAAGGATCGTTGA
- a CDS encoding carboxyl transferase domain-containing protein, translating into MSFKKLLIANRGEIAIRIARAASESGLATVAIYPADDAASLHVRSADEAREIPGRGARAYLDIEAVIAAAKAAGCDALHPGYGFLSENVQLARRCAEEKITFVGPSPEALELFGDKAQAKALAKKCGVPIIAGTSGETSLDEARAFFASLGAGAAVMIKAIAGGGGRGMRVVDDAAKLDEAYARCRSEAKAAFGSGDVYVERLIRKARHIEVQIIGDHHGTISHLWERECTIQRRNQKLIEVAPSPSLSEVLRSRIIEAAKQLASAARYDNLGTFEFLVDDDAGEGEGAFAFIEANPRLQVEHTVTEEVLGIDLVRSQLAVAAGATLASLGLAQAAVPLPRGYAMQLRVNMEVMDERGLTKPTGGTLAVFDLPSGPGVRVDTFGYSGYKTSAAFDSLLAKVIVHSPSPKWPDVVHKAARALREFRIGGVATNIPFLGAVLTHQSFVRNKISTNFIDTHVAALVDAANDLAEPLVEVNQTAAAKSAATEAAPEGSLPVPAPLQGTIVAIDVAEGDLVRPGQQIAVLESMKMEHLVTAPHGGRVMKLAGGPGVTLMHGEPILFLEPAEVDGHQTEEEAAIDLDHIRPDLAELIARKAITLDENRPASVERRRKTNQRTARENVAHLVDEGSFVEYGSLAIAAQRRRRKVEDLIKNTPADGLIAGVATVNAKDFGPEGARCMVIAYDYTVLAGTQGHMNHKKIDRMLTLTEQWRLPLVFYAEGGGGRPGDTDRLGMTGLDGPSFVQFARLSGLVPVVGIVSGYCFAGNAAMLGVCDVIIATRNASIGMGGPAMIEGGGLGVYHPAEVGPVTFQSPNGVIDILVEDEAEATTTAQKYLSYFQGAVKDWKAPDQRLLRRAIPENRLRVYDIRNVIDLIADEGSVLEIRRDFGIGMITAFIRIEGKPFGLIANNPKHLGGAIDAPAGDKAARFMQLCDAFDVPIVSLCDTPGFMVGPEAEKTAIVRHVARIFVTGASITVPLFGIVLRKGYGLGAQSMISGGFHASFFTVAWPTGEFGGMGLEGYVRLGFRKEMEAIEDPVEREKYFQTKVAELYANGKAVSIASVLEIDEVIDPADTRHWIMAGLRSVPKPEPRTHRKRPCIDAW; encoded by the coding sequence ATGTCCTTCAAGAAATTGCTGATTGCCAACCGCGGTGAAATCGCGATCCGCATTGCCCGTGCTGCGAGTGAGAGCGGCCTTGCCACCGTCGCGATCTATCCAGCCGACGATGCGGCCTCGCTGCATGTCCGCTCCGCCGACGAAGCCCGCGAGATTCCCGGCCGCGGCGCGCGGGCCTATCTCGACATCGAGGCGGTGATCGCGGCCGCCAAGGCGGCCGGCTGCGATGCGCTCCATCCCGGCTATGGCTTCCTCAGCGAGAACGTCCAGCTCGCGCGGCGCTGCGCGGAGGAGAAGATCACCTTCGTCGGTCCGTCGCCGGAGGCGCTTGAGCTGTTCGGCGACAAGGCCCAGGCCAAGGCGCTGGCGAAAAAATGCGGCGTGCCGATCATTGCCGGCACCTCGGGCGAAACATCCCTCGACGAGGCCAGGGCGTTCTTCGCCTCGCTCGGCGCTGGCGCCGCGGTCATGATCAAGGCGATCGCCGGCGGCGGCGGCCGCGGCATGCGCGTGGTCGACGACGCGGCGAAGCTCGATGAGGCCTATGCGCGCTGCCGGTCGGAGGCCAAGGCGGCGTTCGGCAGCGGCGACGTCTATGTCGAGCGGCTGATCCGGAAAGCCCGCCACATCGAGGTGCAGATCATTGGCGACCACCATGGCACGATCAGCCATCTCTGGGAGCGCGAATGCACCATCCAGCGCCGTAACCAGAAGCTCATCGAGGTGGCGCCGAGCCCCTCGCTGAGCGAGGTCCTTCGCTCGCGCATCATCGAGGCGGCAAAGCAGCTCGCCTCCGCCGCGCGCTACGACAATCTCGGCACCTTCGAATTCCTGGTGGATGACGACGCCGGAGAAGGCGAGGGCGCCTTTGCCTTCATCGAGGCCAATCCGCGGCTGCAGGTCGAGCACACGGTCACCGAGGAGGTGCTCGGCATCGATCTCGTGCGCTCGCAGCTCGCGGTGGCGGCCGGCGCCACGCTGGCCTCGCTCGGACTCGCGCAGGCCGCGGTCCCGCTGCCGCGCGGCTACGCCATGCAGCTCCGCGTCAACATGGAGGTGATGGACGAGAGGGGGTTGACCAAGCCGACCGGCGGCACGCTTGCCGTGTTCGACCTGCCGTCCGGCCCCGGCGTCCGCGTCGATACGTTCGGCTATTCCGGCTACAAGACCAGCGCGGCCTTCGACTCGTTGCTCGCAAAGGTCATCGTGCATTCGCCGAGCCCAAAGTGGCCTGATGTCGTGCACAAGGCGGCCCGCGCCTTGCGCGAATTCCGGATCGGCGGTGTTGCCACCAACATCCCGTTCCTCGGCGCCGTGCTAACGCACCAGAGTTTTGTCCGGAACAAGATCAGCACGAACTTCATCGACACCCATGTCGCCGCGCTCGTCGATGCGGCGAATGATCTTGCCGAGCCGTTGGTCGAGGTGAACCAGACAGCGGCGGCCAAATCCGCCGCGACCGAAGCCGCGCCGGAAGGGTCGCTTCCCGTGCCGGCACCCTTGCAAGGCACGATCGTTGCGATCGATGTCGCGGAAGGCGATCTTGTCCGTCCGGGCCAGCAGATCGCGGTGCTGGAATCGATGAAGATGGAGCATCTCGTCACCGCGCCGCATGGCGGCCGGGTGATGAAGCTCGCGGGCGGTCCCGGCGTCACGCTGATGCATGGCGAGCCGATCCTGTTCCTCGAACCCGCCGAGGTCGACGGCCACCAGACGGAAGAAGAGGCGGCGATCGATCTCGACCACATCCGCCCTGATCTCGCCGAGCTGATCGCGCGCAAGGCGATCACGCTGGACGAGAACCGCCCGGCCTCGGTCGAGCGCCGCCGCAAGACCAACCAGCGCACCGCGCGCGAGAACGTCGCGCATCTGGTCGACGAGGGCTCCTTCGTCGAATACGGATCGCTCGCGATCGCGGCACAACGCCGCCGCCGCAAGGTCGAGGACCTCATCAAGAACACGCCGGCCGACGGCCTGATCGCCGGCGTGGCCACCGTCAATGCCAAGGATTTCGGCCCCGAAGGCGCGCGCTGCATGGTGATCGCCTATGACTACACCGTGCTGGCGGGCACGCAGGGCCACATGAACCACAAGAAGATCGACCGCATGCTCACGCTCACCGAGCAGTGGCGGCTTCCGCTGGTGTTCTATGCCGAAGGCGGCGGCGGCCGTCCCGGCGATACCGACCGGCTCGGCATGACCGGCCTCGACGGCCCGTCCTTCGTGCAGTTCGCAAGGCTCTCCGGTCTCGTGCCGGTGGTCGGCATCGTGTCGGGCTATTGCTTCGCCGGCAACGCCGCGATGCTCGGCGTTTGCGACGTCATCATCGCCACCAGGAACGCCTCGATCGGCATGGGTGGTCCCGCGATGATCGAGGGCGGCGGGCTCGGCGTCTATCATCCGGCCGAGGTCGGCCCGGTTACGTTCCAGTCGCCGAACGGCGTCATCGACATCCTGGTCGAGGATGAGGCCGAGGCGACGACCACGGCGCAGAAATATCTGTCCTATTTCCAGGGCGCGGTGAAGGACTGGAAGGCGCCGGATCAGCGGCTGCTGCGCCGCGCGATCCCGGAGAATCGCTTGCGGGTCTACGACATCCGCAACGTGATCGATCTGATCGCCGACGAGGGCTCGGTGCTGGAGATCCGGCGCGATTTCGGCATCGGCATGATCACGGCCTTCATCCGCATCGAAGGCAAGCCGTTCGGCCTGATCGCCAACAATCCCAAGCATCTTGGCGGCGCGATCGACGCGCCAGCCGGCGACAAGGCCGCGCGCTTCATGCAACTCTGCGACGCCTTCGACGTTCCGATCGTCTCGCTGTGCGACACGCCGGGCTTCATGGTCGGCCCGGAGGCCGAGAAGACCGCGATCGTTCGTCACGTCGCGCGGATATTCGTCACCGGCGCGAGCATCACGGTGCCGCTGTTCGGCATCGTGCTGCGCAAGGGGTACGGTTTAGGGGCGCAATCGATGATCAGCGGCGGCTTCCACGCCTCGTTCTTCACGGTGGCCTGGCCGACCGGCGAGTTCGGCGGCATGGGGCTGGAAGGCTATGTCCGCCTCGGCTTCCGCAAGGAGATGGAAGCGATCGAGGATCCCGTCGAACGCGAAAAGTATTTCCAGACCAAGGTCGCCGAGCTCTACGCCAACGGCAAGGCGGTCTCGATCGCTTCCGTGCTCGAGATCGACGAGGTGATCGACCCCGCCGATACCAGGCACTGGATCATGGCCGGCCTCCGCTCGGTGCCGAAGCCGGAGCCGCGCACCCACCGCAAGCGCCCGTGTATCGATGCGTGGTAG